In the Sulfitobacter pacificus genome, one interval contains:
- a CDS encoding LPS-assembly protein LptD, whose protein sequence is MLRTLLIALTLSLPVTLSSPVALRAQETQSNAAILIADEVFIESDRTLVAQGNVEAFQNGTRLRAKSVRYNQNDGSLTIVGPITLTDGGETLIFADAGQLDADMRNGILTGARLILNQQLQLAAAQVDRVEGRYSQLSKVSVTSCKVCDDGSAPLWQIRAKRVIHDQLEDQLYFDQAQFRILNMPVFYVPRLRLPGPGLERATGFLVPSTRTTSQLGTGLKIPYFIKLGDHRDLTLTPYLSSVTRTLEFRYRQAFRRGRITFDGAYTRDDQRPGKQRGYVFGRGDFDLERDFKLDFDIETTTDRAYLNEYGYFVEDRLESQITASRARRDEFIRASFYNFESLRADDINDNLPTVVLDGEYERRIFPQTVGGELRLRLQAHAHRRNSDRDTDGPDADLVTDGRDVARLHGQADWRRRFTWNNGLVADLRTGVSFNFFDITQDASFAQNHSDIVPVAALALRYPMLRREGGGVTQLLEPVAQIGWTRGRRLNVPNDESTRVEFDEGNLLSLSRFPRPDRRERGTVAAVGLNWSRINPQGWDSHISLGQVFRSDSDPDFSITTGLGGVSSNILFAAQIVTPNGLSLSGRSLFDKDLHFAKAELRGNWGFKRGSLAGSYVWLDEDAAEDRDEAVSEILLAGRYEINNNWEVKADWRFNVADDRAATAGLGVSYTNECVNVDLSVARSYSSSTAVEPTTSLGFNVGLRGFSATAGNQKYNRSCKR, encoded by the coding sequence ATGCTGCGGACCCTGTTGATTGCCCTCACCCTGTCACTTCCTGTCACCCTGTCATCGCCGGTGGCGCTCCGGGCACAGGAAACCCAATCAAATGCGGCCATTCTAATCGCAGATGAGGTGTTTATTGAAAGCGACCGCACCTTGGTTGCACAAGGCAACGTCGAGGCCTTTCAGAATGGCACCCGGCTTCGCGCGAAGTCCGTTCGCTATAATCAGAATGACGGCAGCCTGACCATCGTGGGGCCGATCACCCTGACAGATGGCGGCGAGACCCTGATTTTTGCCGATGCCGGTCAGCTGGACGCGGATATGCGCAACGGTATTCTGACCGGTGCACGGTTGATCCTGAACCAGCAGTTGCAACTGGCCGCCGCACAGGTGGACAGGGTTGAGGGGCGCTATAGCCAGCTGTCGAAAGTCTCCGTAACCTCCTGTAAAGTCTGTGACGACGGCAGCGCCCCGCTGTGGCAGATCCGTGCCAAACGGGTGATCCACGACCAGCTCGAAGATCAGCTCTATTTCGATCAGGCACAGTTTCGCATTCTGAACATGCCGGTGTTTTATGTGCCGCGCCTGCGCTTGCCCGGCCCCGGTCTGGAACGTGCGACAGGTTTTCTGGTGCCCTCCACCCGCACCACGTCTCAATTAGGCACCGGGCTGAAAATCCCGTATTTTATCAAACTCGGTGATCACCGCGACCTGACTCTGACGCCCTATCTGTCCAGTGTCACCCGCACGCTTGAATTCCGCTATCGGCAAGCCTTTCGACGGGGGCGCATCACCTTTGACGGGGCCTATACCCGTGACGACCAGCGGCCCGGAAAGCAGCGCGGCTATGTATTCGGGCGCGGCGATTTCGATCTGGAGCGCGATTTCAAGCTGGATTTTGATATCGAAACCACCACCGACCGCGCCTACCTGAACGAATACGGGTATTTTGTCGAAGACCGGCTGGAAAGCCAGATCACCGCCAGCCGCGCACGGCGCGACGAATTTATCCGCGCCAGCTTCTACAACTTTGAAAGTCTGCGGGCAGATGACATCAACGACAACCTCCCCACGGTGGTGCTGGACGGGGAATATGAACGGCGCATTTTCCCACAAACTGTAGGGGGCGAACTGCGCCTGCGTCTGCAAGCCCATGCGCATCGGCGCAACTCGGATCGCGATACCGATGGACCAGACGCAGATCTGGTGACGGATGGGCGTGATGTGGCGCGGCTGCACGGACAGGCGGATTGGCGCCGTCGCTTTACGTGGAACAACGGGCTGGTTGCGGATCTGCGCACCGGTGTCAGCTTTAACTTCTTTGACATCACGCAGGATGCTTCTTTTGCGCAGAACCATTCCGACATCGTACCCGTGGCTGCCTTGGCGCTGCGCTATCCCATGCTGCGCCGCGAAGGTGGCGGTGTGACACAGCTGCTGGAACCTGTTGCACAAATCGGCTGGACCCGGGGACGCCGTCTGAATGTGCCCAACGATGAAAGCACGCGGGTGGAATTTGACGAAGGCAACCTGTTGTCCCTGTCACGGTTTCCCCGCCCGGACCGGCGCGAACGCGGCACCGTAGCGGCAGTTGGCTTGAACTGGTCACGGATCAACCCGCAAGGCTGGGACAGCCATATTTCACTGGGTCAGGTGTTTCGCAGCGACAGCGACCCTGACTTCTCGATCACCACCGGCTTGGGTGGCGTGTCGTCCAATATCCTGTTTGCGGCACAGATTGTGACCCCAAACGGGCTGTCCCTGTCTGGACGCAGCCTGTTTGACAAAGATCTACATTTTGCCAAAGCGGAATTGCGCGGCAACTGGGGTTTCAAACGCGGATCACTTGCTGGCAGCTATGTATGGCTGGACGAAGATGCTGCTGAAGACCGTGATGAAGCGGTTTCGGAAATCCTCTTGGCCGGGCGGTATGAAATCAACAACAATTGGGAAGTCAAAGCTGACTGGCGCTTTAACGTGGCAGACGATCGTGCCGCAACAGCGGGCCTTGGCGTCAGCTACACCAATGAATGCGTCAACGTCGATCTCTCGGTGGCGCGCAGCTATTCTTCGTCAACGGCGGTTGAGCCTACGACAAGTTTGGGGTTTAACGTGGGCCTAAGGGGCTTTTCAGCCACGGCGGGCAACCAAAAATATAATCGCTCATGTAAAAGGTGA
- a CDS encoding peptidylprolyl isomerase, with protein MKFSAVFRGLALAGAIVLGGQMAQAQNLFAPAARINDTVVTEFEVQQRQRFLQLLNAPGSDRDTALQGLIDDRLRAVAVAQAGIALTDEGLNEGLSEFASRANLTLPEFTKALEQSGVSRETLRDFVANSLGWRELIRARYSRQAAVSEDEIKRALGNTRSTGSGLRVLLSEIIIPAPPQRATQVMALAERIAQSQSEAEFSRYAAQYSATASRGRGGRMPWTQLEQLPPSLHPLLLALAPGEVTAPLPIPNAVALFQLRGIEESGKPAKVYSEIEYAAYYMAGGRSEATLAQAARLRGEVDTCDDLYAIAKGQPEEVLERGAKAPAEIPQDIAFELAKLDNGEVSTALTRANGETLVFLMLCNRTAAANAEASREDVISALRQRKLQGFANLYMEQLRADAHILMQ; from the coding sequence ATGAAATTCTCAGCAGTGTTTCGGGGCCTTGCCCTTGCAGGCGCGATTGTTCTTGGCGGCCAGATGGCGCAGGCACAAAACCTGTTCGCCCCCGCCGCCCGTATCAACGACACGGTGGTCACCGAATTTGAAGTGCAGCAGCGTCAGCGGTTTTTGCAGTTGCTAAACGCGCCGGGGTCGGATCGCGACACAGCTTTGCAAGGGTTGATTGATGACCGGCTGCGCGCGGTCGCCGTAGCACAGGCCGGGATCGCCCTAACCGATGAAGGGCTGAACGAGGGGCTGAGCGAATTTGCCTCCCGCGCCAATCTGACCCTGCCTGAATTCACCAAGGCGCTGGAACAATCCGGCGTGTCGCGTGAAACCCTGCGGGATTTTGTGGCCAATTCGCTGGGCTGGCGCGAGCTGATCCGGGCCCGCTATTCCCGTCAGGCCGCTGTCTCTGAGGATGAAATCAAACGTGCCCTCGGCAACACGCGTTCCACCGGCTCCGGGCTGCGCGTTCTGTTATCCGAAATCATCATCCCTGCCCCGCCACAGCGCGCCACACAGGTGATGGCATTGGCCGAACGCATCGCACAGTCCCAATCAGAGGCTGAATTCTCTCGCTACGCCGCACAATATTCCGCCACCGCATCACGTGGGCGCGGCGGGCGCATGCCCTGGACGCAGCTGGAACAGCTGCCGCCATCGCTGCACCCTTTGCTGCTGGCCCTTGCCCCTGGTGAGGTTACAGCACCGCTGCCAATCCCCAACGCCGTTGCCCTGTTCCAGCTGCGCGGCATTGAGGAAAGCGGCAAACCGGCCAAAGTGTATTCAGAGATTGAATATGCCGCCTATTACATGGCCGGTGGCCGCTCTGAGGCGACATTGGCACAGGCTGCACGTTTGCGCGGCGAGGTTGACACCTGTGATGATCTTTACGCCATCGCCAAAGGCCAGCCGGAAGAGGTGCTGGAACGCGGAGCCAAGGCCCCGGCCGAGATCCCGCAGGACATCGCCTTTGAACTGGCCAAGCTGGACAATGGCGAGGTCTCAACGGCCCTGACCCGTGCAAATGGCGAAACACTGGTGTTTCTGATGCTGTGCAACCGCACCGCCGCCGCCAATGCCGAAGCCAGCCGCGAAGATGTGATCAGCGCCCTGCGCCAGCGCAAATTGCAGGGGTTTGCGAACCTCTACATGGAGCAGCTGCGCGCCGATGCGCATATCTTGATGCAATGA
- the pdxA gene encoding 4-hydroxythreonine-4-phosphate dehydrogenase PdxA, protein MSRPALPVAISCGEPAGIGPEVAAAAFAALAHEVPMLWLGDPRHLPEGTPHRLVNHASEAADPSPDALPVLAQDFGRPRQPGVADPVHAPQVIEMIARGVALVQDGHALALCTAPIHKKALKDGAGFSHPGHTEYLAALAGVDDVVMMLASDQLRVVPATIHIALDQVPLQLTPRTLRHVIEITHAGLRDLFGIAAPRLAIAGLNPHAGEGGTMGMQERSWINDLVTQMQGEGYGLTGPLPADTMFHAAARARYDAAICMYHDQALIPIKTLDFDKGVNVTLGLPFIRTSPDHGTAFDIAGKGIANPTSMIEAIRMAHRLGQNR, encoded by the coding sequence ATGAGCCGCCCCGCACTGCCGGTCGCGATTTCCTGCGGCGAACCTGCCGGCATCGGACCCGAGGTCGCCGCCGCCGCCTTTGCTGCGCTGGCACATGAGGTGCCGATGCTTTGGCTCGGCGATCCGCGCCATCTGCCCGAAGGCACGCCGCACAGGCTTGTGAACCATGCCAGCGAAGCCGCTGACCCCAGCCCCGACGCCCTGCCCGTGCTGGCACAGGATTTTGGCAGGCCACGTCAACCGGGTGTCGCGGACCCGGTCCATGCCCCGCAGGTGATCGAGATGATCGCCCGTGGTGTGGCACTGGTGCAGGACGGGCATGCTCTTGCGCTCTGTACCGCGCCGATCCACAAAAAAGCCCTGAAAGACGGCGCAGGTTTTTCCCATCCCGGGCATACGGAATATCTGGCCGCGCTGGCCGGTGTAGATGATGTGGTGATGATGCTGGCCTCGGACCAGTTGCGTGTGGTGCCTGCCACCATCCACATCGCGCTGGATCAGGTGCCGCTGCAATTGACCCCGCGGACCCTGCGTCATGTGATCGAAATCACCCATGCCGGTCTGCGCGACCTGTTTGGCATTGCCGCGCCGCGCCTTGCCATTGCCGGATTGAACCCGCATGCGGGCGAAGGCGGCACCATGGGCATGCAGGAACGCAGCTGGATCAACGATCTGGTCACGCAGATGCAGGGCGAAGGGTATGGCCTGACCGGCCCGCTGCCTGCTGACACGATGTTCCATGCCGCTGCCCGCGCCCGTTACGACGCCGCGATCTGTATGTATCACGATCAGGCGCTGATCCCGATCAAGACGCTGGATTTTGACAAAGGTGTCAACGTCACGCTGGGCCTGCCCTTTATCCGCACCTCGCCTGATCACGGCACCGCCTTTGACATCGCCGGCAAAGGGATCGCCAACCCCACCAGCATGATAGAGGCAATCCGCATGGCACATCGTTTGGGGCAGAACCGATGA
- the rsmA gene encoding 16S rRNA (adenine(1518)-N(6)/adenine(1519)-N(6))-dimethyltransferase RsmA, whose translation MSAIDTLPPLREVIATHGLSARKSLGQNFLLDLNLTAKIARQAGNLTGCDVLEIGPGPGGLTRGLLAEGARHVLAIEKDPRCLPALAEISSAYDGKLTVMEGDALEINPLEHLTPPIRVAANLPYNVGTELLVRWLTPAEWPPFWQSLTLMFQREVAERIVAVPGSKAYGRLALLAQWRADARIVLHLPPEAFTPPPKVSSAVVHLTALPEPRFPADPAILNRVVAAGFNQRRKMLRASLKGVAPDMEDRLRAAGIKPTERAEQVSLEAFCALAREVAKK comes from the coding sequence ATGAGCGCCATCGACACCTTACCGCCCCTGCGCGAGGTCATTGCTACCCATGGGCTGTCGGCGCGCAAATCACTGGGGCAGAATTTTCTGCTGGATCTGAACCTGACTGCGAAAATCGCGCGACAGGCGGGGAACCTGACCGGCTGTGATGTGCTTGAAATCGGCCCCGGCCCCGGCGGGCTGACCCGTGGATTGCTGGCCGAAGGGGCGCGCCATGTGCTGGCGATCGAGAAAGACCCCCGCTGCCTGCCCGCGCTGGCAGAAATCAGCAGTGCCTATGACGGCAAGCTGACGGTGATGGAGGGCGACGCCCTTGAGATCAACCCGCTGGAACATCTCACACCGCCGATCCGGGTGGCCGCCAACCTGCCCTATAATGTGGGCACCGAACTGCTGGTGCGCTGGCTGACACCGGCCGAATGGCCACCCTTCTGGCAAAGCCTGACCTTGATGTTTCAACGCGAAGTGGCGGAACGTATCGTCGCGGTGCCCGGGTCCAAGGCTTACGGACGACTGGCCCTCTTGGCCCAATGGCGGGCGGATGCGCGCATTGTATTGCACCTGCCGCCGGAAGCCTTCACACCGCCGCCCAAGGTGTCTTCCGCCGTGGTGCATTTGACCGCCCTGCCGGAGCCGCGCTTTCCAGCCGATCCGGCAATCCTGAACCGTGTGGTCGCTGCCGGTTTTAACCAGCGGCGCAAGATGCTGCGGGCCTCGCTGAAAGGTGTGGCACCGGATATGGAAGACCGGTTACGGGCTGCGGGCATCAAACCTACCGAACGTGCTGAACAAGTTTCGCTGGAAGCCTTCTGCGCCCTTGCCCGCGAAGTCGCGAAAAAATGA
- a CDS encoding DUF4167 domain-containing protein produces MKSTRSRGRSKNNRNRSNNNQGGNVVNRVFDSSGPEGKVRGTPSQVIEKYNQLARDAQLSNDRVAAENFQQHAEHYLRMLSEAQREMEERREEQERQNRERQAERDRERAERQEREANNQGGQQQQQGGQQPQHGGKEPRGGHAADGDQPIVEPEAEEDSGLVDTPESKPKPKRAPRRKPKPKAQPEAKPDGSGDSGDQPEAAE; encoded by the coding sequence ATGAAATCCACAAGATCCCGGGGCCGGTCCAAGAACAACCGCAACCGCAGTAATAACAATCAGGGCGGCAATGTCGTCAACCGCGTCTTTGACAGCTCCGGCCCTGAAGGCAAGGTGCGTGGCACGCCAAGTCAGGTGATTGAGAAATACAACCAGCTCGCCCGCGACGCCCAGCTCTCCAATGACCGTGTTGCGGCTGAGAACTTTCAGCAGCATGCGGAACATTATCTGCGGATGCTGTCCGAAGCCCAACGTGAGATGGAAGAACGGCGCGAAGAGCAAGAGCGCCAGAACCGTGAACGTCAGGCCGAACGCGACCGTGAACGCGCCGAACGTCAGGAGCGTGAGGCCAACAATCAGGGCGGCCAGCAGCAACAGCAGGGCGGACAGCAGCCCCAGCATGGCGGTAAAGAGCCACGCGGCGGACATGCGGCGGATGGTGACCAGCCGATTGTCGAGCCAGAGGCGGAAGAAGACAGCGGTCTGGTGGATACCCCTGAAAGCAAGCCCAAGCCGAAACGCGCGCCCCGCCGCAAACCCAAGCCAAAGGCCCAGCCTGAGGCAAAGCCGGACGGCAGCGGCGACAGTGGCGATCAGCCAGAGGCAGCAGAATAA
- the prmC gene encoding peptide chain release factor N(5)-glutamine methyltransferase, whose protein sequence is MATAASRLRAAGVPDPARDARLLLAHAASVDAARVTLIAPEEIAPEIAERYEQLVALRAVRVPVSQLVGARAFYGREFKISREVLDPRPETETLIDLALGAPFDRVLDLGTGSGCILVTLLAERPDATGVGADLSETACLQASANAVLHEVAGRAEIIQSDWFEAVAGRFDLIVSNPPYLAVTEMADVAPELRDHEPRMALTDGLDGLSVYRIIAENAQSYLTANGRVMVEIGWQQGTAVCDIFSRAGWASVELAHDLDGRPRVVCAAQPA, encoded by the coding sequence ATGGCCACTGCTGCCTCACGTCTGCGCGCCGCCGGGGTGCCGGACCCTGCACGCGATGCGCGCCTGTTGTTGGCCCATGCCGCAAGTGTGGATGCGGCGCGGGTGACACTGATTGCACCCGAAGAGATCGCACCCGAAATTGCTGAAAGATATGAACAGCTTGTCGCCTTGCGGGCGGTGCGTGTACCGGTGTCGCAACTGGTCGGCGCACGGGCGTTTTATGGCCGCGAGTTCAAAATCAGCCGCGAGGTGCTCGACCCACGGCCGGAAACCGAGACGCTGATCGATCTGGCCCTTGGCGCGCCCTTCGATCGGGTGCTGGACCTTGGCACCGGATCGGGCTGCATCCTTGTGACGCTTCTGGCAGAGCGGCCTGATGCCACCGGCGTCGGGGCGGATCTGTCAGAAACCGCCTGTCTGCAAGCCAGTGCCAATGCGGTGCTGCATGAGGTCGCAGGGCGGGCAGAAATCATTCAGTCGGATTGGTTTGAGGCGGTTGCGGGGCGCTTTGATCTGATCGTGTCAAATCCGCCTTATCTGGCGGTCACGGAAATGGCGGATGTTGCGCCGGAATTGCGGGATCACGAGCCGCGGATGGCCCTGACCGACGGGCTGGATGGCTTGTCGGTCTACCGGATCATTGCAGAGAATGCGCAATCCTATCTGACGGCAAATGGCCGTGTGATGGTTGAAATCGGTTGGCAGCAAGGCACGGCGGTTTGTGACATTTTCAGCCGTGCAGGCTGGGCCAGTGTTGAGCTGGCGCATGATCTAGATGGGCGGCCCCGTGTGGTTTGTGCAGCGCAACCGGCGTGA
- the prfA gene encoding peptide chain release factor 1, with protein sequence MIPLDRLEQISQRFQFLEASMSSGSDGADFAALAKEYADLRPVVDQIDAYMQLLRDLDEAQVMMADPEMAELAQEEMPRIKAALPEAEAALQVALLPKDAADAKPAMLEIRPGTGGDEAALFAADLLRMYQRYAETRGWGFDLIEEQMTELGGVKEVVAHITGQNVFARLKYESGVHRVQRVPTTESGGRIHTSAATVAVLPEAEDVDIEINANDIRIDTMRSSGAGGQHVNTTDSAVRITHIPTGIVVTSSEKSQHRNRDKAMQVLKARLYDLERSRMDDERSADRASQVGSGDRSERIRTYNFPQGRMTDHRINLTLYRLDAVMQGDLDEIVDALTADAQARLMAEMNG encoded by the coding sequence ATGATACCATTGGACCGCCTTGAACAAATTTCTCAACGTTTCCAGTTTCTGGAAGCCTCCATGTCATCTGGCTCGGATGGCGCTGATTTTGCGGCCCTGGCTAAGGAATATGCGGATCTGCGCCCGGTGGTCGATCAGATCGATGCTTATATGCAATTGCTGCGCGATCTGGATGAGGCGCAGGTGATGATGGCCGATCCTGAGATGGCAGAGCTGGCGCAAGAGGAAATGCCGCGTATCAAGGCGGCTTTGCCGGAGGCGGAAGCGGCCTTGCAGGTGGCGCTTTTGCCCAAAGACGCGGCGGATGCGAAACCTGCGATGCTTGAGATCAGGCCTGGTACAGGCGGGGATGAGGCAGCCTTGTTTGCGGCAGACCTGTTGCGGATGTACCAACGCTATGCCGAAACACGCGGCTGGGGCTTTGATCTGATCGAAGAGCAGATGACCGAACTGGGCGGCGTCAAGGAAGTGGTGGCGCATATCACTGGCCAGAACGTGTTTGCGCGGCTGAAATACGAAAGCGGCGTGCACCGGGTGCAGCGGGTGCCAACCACCGAATCAGGGGGGCGCATTCATACCTCTGCGGCGACAGTGGCTGTTTTGCCTGAAGCCGAAGATGTGGACATTGAAATCAACGCCAATGACATTCGTATCGACACCATGCGCTCGTCAGGGGCAGGGGGCCAGCATGTGAACACCACCGATTCCGCGGTGCGCATCACGCATATTCCCACCGGAATCGTGGTGACCTCTTCAGAGAAGTCGCAGCACCGCAACCGGGACAAGGCGATGCAGGTTCTCAAGGCGCGGCTCTATGATCTGGAGCGGAGCCGGATGGATGATGAACGCTCTGCGGATCGCGCATCGCAGGTGGGGTCAGGGGACCGTTCAGAGCGGATCAGAACCTATAACTTCCCGCAAGGTCGCATGACCGACCATCGGATCAACCTGACGCTCTATCGGCTGGATGCGGTGATGCAGGGTGATCTGGATGAAATTGTCGATGCTTTGACCGCAGATGCACAGGCCCGGCTGATGGCCGAGATGAACGGGTGA
- a CDS encoding DUF1499 domain-containing protein yields the protein MGRMNLGVMPMVLWGIFFVVVAALAYVRLAPVDPQDWHKQAYPSGMGERPGAKSFVWREPVEGDGAAKFRQLAKIISATPRSTLVAGSVEAGQMTFVTRTPMIGFPDYTTIGIYQGLVEDGDIRYLEVYGRSRFGRSDLGVNGKRIKGWLAALE from the coding sequence ATGGGCAGGATGAATCTGGGGGTGATGCCTATGGTCCTTTGGGGCATATTCTTTGTGGTTGTTGCGGCTTTGGCTTATGTGCGGCTGGCACCGGTTGATCCGCAGGACTGGCATAAACAGGCCTATCCTTCCGGCATGGGGGAAAGGCCAGGGGCAAAAAGCTTTGTCTGGCGCGAACCAGTTGAGGGGGATGGGGCAGCAAAATTCCGTCAGTTGGCCAAGATCATAAGTGCCACGCCGCGCAGCACGCTGGTGGCGGGCTCTGTCGAGGCGGGGCAAATGACCTTTGTGACCCGAACACCAATGATTGGCTTTCCTGATTACACCACCATCGGCATCTATCAGGGCCTCGTGGAAGACGGTGACATCCGTTACCTTGAGGTTTACGGGCGGTCGCGTTTCGGGCGCTCAGATCTTGGGGTGAATGGCAAGCGGATCAAGGGGTGGCTCGCTGCGCTGGAGTGA
- the speB gene encoding agmatinase produces the protein MSQKNQPISGNDLARFSGPNTFMRLPAVNDLKGLDVAVLGIPLDIGTSWRSGTRFGPKEVRAESAMLRPYNLGTGAAPFDSLQVADIGDLAINTFSLSDSLRIIAESYDSILMSDAMPLAIGGDHSITLPILRAMAKRHGPVALIHVDAHADVNDEMFGERECHGTVFRRAYEEGLILPAKTYQVGLRGTGYSAEDFKEAAGWGFQQFPAQELWGRSLASLGSEIRRDVGEAPVYVTYDIDSLDPAYAPGTGTPEIGGLTTPQAMELIRALRGLNIVGGDLVEVSPPYDTSGNTALTGANILYEMLCVLPGVTYR, from the coding sequence ATGAGCCAGAAAAACCAACCCATCAGCGGCAATGATCTGGCACGGTTTTCCGGCCCTAACACGTTCATGCGCCTGCCGGCGGTGAATGATCTTAAAGGGCTGGATGTGGCGGTCTTGGGTATTCCGCTGGACATCGGTACTTCCTGGCGCTCCGGCACCCGGTTTGGGCCCAAGGAGGTGCGCGCGGAAAGTGCCATGTTGCGGCCCTATAATCTGGGCACCGGGGCGGCTCCCTTTGATAGTTTGCAGGTGGCGGACATCGGTGATCTGGCGATCAATACCTTTTCGTTAAGTGACAGTCTGCGCATCATTGCAGAGAGTTACGATAGTATCCTGATGTCGGATGCGATGCCTTTGGCGATTGGTGGTGATCATTCGATCACCCTGCCGATCCTGCGTGCCATGGCCAAGCGGCACGGGCCGGTGGCGCTGATCCATGTGGACGCTCATGCGGATGTGAATGACGAGATGTTTGGCGAGCGTGAATGCCATGGCACGGTGTTCCGCCGTGCATATGAGGAGGGGTTGATCCTTCCGGCCAAGACTTATCAAGTGGGGCTTCGGGGCACTGGATATTCCGCAGAGGATTTCAAAGAAGCCGCCGGTTGGGGTTTCCAACAGTTCCCCGCGCAGGAGCTTTGGGGGCGTAGCCTTGCCAGTCTGGGATCTGAAATCCGGCGCGATGTCGGGGAGGCACCGGTCTATGTCACCTATGACATCGACAGCCTTGATCCCGCCTATGCGCCCGGCACCGGTACGCCGGAAATCGGCGGTCTGACCACGCCGCAAGCCATGGAACTGATCCGGGCCCTGCGTGGGCTGAACATTGTCGGCGGCGATCTGGTAGAGGTCTCACCGCCCTATGATACTAGCGGCAATACCGCGCTGACCGGGGCGAATATTCTCTATGAGATGTTATGTGTTCTGCCCGGTGTGACATATCGCTGA
- a CDS encoding DUF5360 family protein, with protein MKIALTVTEVGMLIYWGFASVVVLGWVIVAPDAMYPYYRNPLIVIWNWSFLPIDILFALCGLAARFVPMAPERAVVLQIVSLTLMFCAGLMALNFWVLQCWFDIAWWAVNAWLVVLSLTGLLRIFCPSERPLA; from the coding sequence ATGAAAATTGCGCTGACAGTCACCGAGGTTGGGATGCTGATTTATTGGGGGTTTGCATCTGTTGTTGTGCTGGGATGGGTCATCGTCGCCCCCGATGCGATGTATCCCTATTACCGGAACCCGTTGATCGTGATCTGGAACTGGTCGTTCCTGCCGATTGACATCCTGTTTGCACTTTGCGGGCTGGCCGCGAGATTTGTGCCGATGGCACCAGAGCGCGCGGTTGTTTTACAAATTGTTTCACTTACCTTGATGTTCTGCGCCGGTTTGATGGCGCTGAACTTTTGGGTCTTGCAATGTTGGTTCGACATTGCATGGTGGGCGGTCAACGCGTGGTTGGTCGTTTTGTCTCTTACCGGGCTGCTGCGTATCTTTTGCCCTTCCGAAAGGCCTTTGGCATGA
- the speB gene encoding agmatinase yields MALEDAATQVDQAFTRDDLKGASFENAFGGATSFLRRKYTKDLTGVDIAVTGVPFDQAVTNRSGTRLGPRAIREASALQPYDPPYGWDFDVLSEFAIADYGDLAFDYGHTSKFPAALTAHIKGILDAGAASVTLGGDHYISFPILKAYAEKYGPISLLQFDAHSDTWPDDDMERIDHGTMFYKAVKSGIVDPHTSVQVGIRTTNPDTLGVATIDAREVHERGPQAAVMRIKEVLGDRPCYLTFDIDALDPAFAPGTGTPVWGGLTSAQAVIMLRDLAGINIVGGDIVEVSPPFDTTGATAIAGAHVATEILCLLGHRMRSE; encoded by the coding sequence ATGGCGCTGGAAGATGCAGCAACTCAGGTTGATCAGGCGTTCACCCGCGACGATCTGAAAGGCGCGAGTTTTGAGAATGCCTTTGGCGGGGCAACATCGTTCCTGCGGCGCAAATACACCAAGGATCTGACCGGCGTGGATATCGCTGTGACTGGCGTGCCTTTCGATCAAGCGGTGACCAACCGCAGCGGTACACGGCTGGGGCCGCGTGCGATCCGCGAGGCCAGCGCCCTGCAACCCTATGATCCGCCTTATGGTTGGGATTTCGATGTGCTGAGCGAATTCGCCATCGCGGATTATGGTGATCTGGCGTTTGATTACGGACATACCTCGAAGTTTCCCGCGGCCCTGACCGCCCATATCAAGGGGATTTTGGATGCGGGGGCAGCCAGTGTGACGCTGGGCGGGGATCACTATATCAGCTTTCCGATCCTCAAGGCCTATGCGGAAAAATATGGCCCAATCAGCCTGTTACAGTTTGATGCCCATTCCGATACCTGGCCCGATGATGATATGGAGCGGATTGACCACGGCACGATGTTTTACAAGGCTGTGAAATCCGGGATCGTTGATCCGCATACGTCGGTGCAGGTGGGGATCAGAACGACAAACCCCGATACTTTGGGGGTGGCCACCATTGATGCCCGCGAGGTGCATGAGCGCGGACCGCAAGCGGCGGTGATGCGGATCAAGGAGGTTCTGGGGGATCGACCTTGTTACCTGACCTTTGACATTGATGCGCTGGATCCGGCTTTTGCACCGGGTACCGGCACACCGGTCTGGGGCGGGCTGACCTCTGCGCAGGCGGTGATCATGCTGCGTGATCTTGCGGGGATCAACATTGTGGGCGGAGATATCGTCGAGGTGTCACCGCCGTTTGACACAACCGGGGCAACCGCGATTGCGGGGGCGCATGTGGCGACCGAGATCCTCTGCCTGCTCGGACATAGGATGCGGTCAGAATGA